The stretch of DNA CGGCTGATCGCCGGCAGGGGTTTTGCCACCAGCGTTACCGGCGAACTGCTCGCCGCCCTTCAGGACCTGTTGCCGGTCGAGCGCAAGATGGAAGTCTTTTCCGCTTACCATCAGGGGGCGGCGGCGGCCTCGGTGCTGATGGTCAAATACGGAGATGCCTGCGAGTATCTGGCAGGCAATCTGAGCGCCGAGGGGCGGCGGCTGAACGCCGGACAATTCGTGCTGTGGCGGGCGATCATGGCAATGAAGGCTCTGGGTTGCCGGCGCCTTGATGTCGGCGGCATGGACCCGAAGCTGACGCCGGAGGGTATTTATAAATTCAAGGCGGGCGTGGCCGCCGAGCCTTACCGGCTGACCAACGAAGTCGAAGCCGTCGGCGGCGGACTTCCAGGCCGATTGGTGCGCCGGCTTGTCAATCGCGCCCGCTCCGACGGATAGGAAAGGGACCATGCCAATTCTGACCCGGCTTTCCCTGCCCTGGCTATCGGCCTTGAGAACATGGCGGCTGTTCAGCGGCGGCGGAGGAGTCAGGATACTATTGTTCCACGATACGCCCAGGGACGGGTTTGAGGACTTCGGGCGTTTTGTCAAATATGTAAAACAAACCCACGGAATTTTATCTCCGCAAGAAGCGGCGGCGCGGCTTGCCGGCGGGGGGGAGGAAAACAGCAAGGAGCGGACTCCTTGCCTGTTCACTTTTGATGACGGCTTTGCCTCCAACTTCGAGTTGGCTTCCGAGGTGCTGGCGAGCCACGGGGTGACGGCGCTTTTCTTTGTCTGCCCCGGCCTCATCGGCCTCGGGGCGGACGAGCAAAGCCGACTGATCGCCGCCAATATCTTTGACGGACGGCGGCAAGCGGCCGGCAAGCGCCTGATGTCCTGGGATGAGATCGCCGAACTTAAATCCGGGGGCCATGTCATCGGCGCCCACGGCATGAATCATCTTCGTCTTACAAAATTGTCGGGGGAGGCGCTTGGCCGGGAGATTCTCGATTCCGGCGTTCAGCTCGAAGACCGTCTGGGCGACAATATCGACTGGTACGCTTACGCCTTCGGCGATATCGACAGTATTTCCGTGGATGCGTTAAAAATCATTTCGCAAAAATTCCGTTTCTGCCGCAGCGGCGTGCGCGGGGTTAATTTCCCGACTACCGATCTCCACGCCCTGCGGGCCGATCATGTGGAAATGACGGCCCCCGCCGCCTACCGCAAGCTGATCGTCGAGGGGGGACTTCAGTTCCGCTACGCCGGGGCGCGACGGCGGCTGGACGAGATGGTTTCTTAAAGTATTTTCTCACAGCAGGCGATCAGTTCGTTCATCCCCGCCGTCTGGTGGACGGGGAGCAGGACCAGGGTGCGGCGCAGGCGAATGGCGGCTTGGTGGCGGCCAGGCTCGGCCCATGCCTCCGGCGGCAGGTCGGGCCAGCTTTCCGCCGGGCAACCCCCGGCATGTAAACTATCGAACAAGGCGGCGGCGGTCGCCTCGTCGTCGCAACGCAGGACAAAGCGGTAAGGCGTGGCCTGATCGGCAATTTCCAGGGGACGACAACCCTTGAGGCCGTTCAAGGCCTGGCGCAACGCCAGCCAATTGCGCCGCCGCGCCTTCGCCGCTGCGGGCATGATTTCCGCCGCGTCGGCCAGCATGGCGCGGGCCGTGGAGCTGATCCGGGTTTCGGGCGGCAACGGCTTGTAGGGCGGATCGTCGGCAAAGGCCGGCTTTTGCCGCCGCGCCCGCCGGGCGAGCAGCGGTTCCGGCAATATCTTTTGAAGCGTTCGCCTGATTATCCAGGCGCCGGTCAAGGCCTTTGAATAACCGCCGCCGTTTGCCGCTTCCCGTATGATCCCGGCGCCGTCCTTGGGGCGCATCAGCAAAAGCGCTCCGTCGGGGACGGCGAGAATCTTGTGAGGGCTGTAAAAAATGAAGTCGCCCTGTTCGCCGATGCCGGGCGCCGGGCCTAAGGCGTGGGCGGCGTCCTCGATCAAATACGCGCCTGTCTCGTCGCAGAAAGAGCGGGCCGCAGCGGCGTCCGCCGGTATTCCGAAATAATGGACGATAACAAACAGGTCGGGAGCGGCAAGCGCGGCCATGGCCCGGCGCGCCTCCCGGTCGGGCCTGAGGTCCATATCTATCGGGTAAAAGACCGGCGTGACGTTTATTTCGCGCAAGGGGTAGGTGGACTGGTTGCAGAAATAATCGGGAAGCCACAGCACGGGCTTGCGCCCCTCATGCAGGGACGACCACCAACGGACGATGGCTTTCATCGCCCATGCCGAGCGTGAAAACCAAAAGGCTTGGCCTTCGCCGCCGTCTTTTCCCCGCCACGGCGCCGCCGACGGCTCGTCATCAAGGGCGGGGCGGGCGAACGGGGCCGCCAGTTCTTTCCATGTCGGCAGGGGAGTCGTCGTTATCATTTCGCGCCTTTGGCCGGGGTTGCCATTCATTCCACCATATTGTTCTATGCCCTGATATGCTACCGTGAAACGGAGCGTTGACGCACTGAAGACGGCGAAGTATTTAACAATTATCGCCGCGTTAGCTCAGTTGGTAGAGCATCGCATTCGTAATGCGAGGGTCGCAAGTTCGAGTCTTGCACGCGGCACCATTTGTTTTCGGGAGGATCGAGATGTCCGGTAAGGATAACAGCGGCCCCGACAATGCTTCCTCCGAGTTTCTGGAGCAGTTGGAGGAATCCGGCTTTTTCCGGCAGATCAAGGACCTGGAAGGCAACCTGAGAAGAATTTCTATGGATATAAAGTCTCTCGGCGAGACCGCCACCCAGCGCCTTGAAGAAACGGAAAGTCTGGCTGCCCATATTCTTGCCATTGAGGCGATTTTGGCGGTGATGATTAAAAACAATCCTCTTGATGAGAAGGAACTGAAGGCGGCTATCGAGGATAAAACCGCCGCCCTCTCCAAGGAAGCCGCCGGAAACTCCGCCGTGCGGGTTATCGCTGAAAATATATCAAACGGCAAAGGTTGATAATGAATAAAGTCTGCTGATATATATATTTAGAGCTATTCTAAATGATATAATATGATTTAATTTGGAGGGGGTTTCCATGAAGAAAGCGGTCACGAAAAAAGTGGTTGCAAAGAAAGTTGTCGCAAAGAAAGCGGGCATTAAAAAAGCCGGCCAAAGAGTTCCCAACGTAACTTTCCACACCCGCGCCGACGGCAAGTGGGTCGATGTAACCACCTCGGAAATATTCGGCGGCAAGACGGTTGTCGTTTTTGCGCTGCCCGGCGCCTTTACCCCGACCTGCTCGTCCACCCATCTTCCCGGCTACAAGGCCATGTCCAAGTTCATCAAGGCCGAAGGGGTCGATGACATTTACTGCCTGTCGGTCAATGACTCGTTTGTCATGAACGCCTGGGGGAAAGACCAGAAAATAAACAACGAAATAAAATTCATCCCCGACGGCAGCGGCCGTTTTTCCAAGGGCATGGGCCTTCTGGTCAACAAGGATGTGATCGGGTTCGGCCACCGTTCATGGCGGTATTCCATGCTGGTCGTTAACGGGGTCATCGAAAAGATGTTCGTTGAAAATTCCAAAGAACCAGGCGATCCCTTCAAGGTCAGCGACGCCGGAACCATGCTTGAGTACCTGAAGTCGCGTTAGTGGCGGGGGTGCTTATCGACTTCAGAACGGTGCAACTTCTGTGTTCGCGTCTTTGCCATGACCTTATCGGCCCCGCCGGCGCCGTAAATGCCGGATTGGAAGTCCTGGAAGATGCCGCAGACGATGATGGAGAAGCAGCGGCCCTGGTCGCTGACAGCGCCCGTCAACTGTCCGGTCGTTTGGCTTTCTTCCGCATGGCCTTCGGCCAGGGCGCCGGCGCCGTTGCCTCGCTCGTTCAAACCCGCAGTCTGGCTGCGGGTTTGATTGACGGCAACCGCGTAACCATGGACTGGCCCGAAGATACATACGCCGCCGGGAACCTGCCGCGAGGCGGAGCGGCGCTCATTCTCAACCTGATTCTGCTGAGTATGGATTCCCTGCCCCGTGGCGGCGAGTTGAGCGTCCGTCCGGCCGATCTTTCCGAGGGAATGGGAATCGCCGTCACGGCGAAAGGCCCGGGAGCGCGCCTCAGGGATGACATCCGCGCCGCCATGGCCGCCGATGTGTCTTCGGGCGATCTCACGGCGCATAATGTCCACGGCTATTTCACCATGCGTCTGGCCGAGAGCCTTAATACCGATATCGAAATTTCCGACGACATGAAAAATGAGGTGCGCATGGCCGCCCTGATGTCCGTCGGCAAATGATTTCTTTTTGATAATTAAAGACTTATGTGGTTATATTGCGCTCACAGTCGGTTAGTTCGGATATTTTTCGCCGACTTGTCCGTTCCGCAAGAGGAAAATAATTATGGATGACCTGTTAACTGAATTCCTTACGGAAACTACCGAAAGTCTGGCCGTCATTGACGCCGAGCTTGTCAAGTTCGAGCAAAATCCCAACGACAAGGCGATTCTTTCCAATATTTTCCGCCTGGTGCATACCATCAAAGGCACCTGCGGGTTCCTCGGTCTGCCGCGCCTGGAAAAGGTCGCTCACGCCGGAGAGGACGTGCTTGGCCTGTACCGTGACGGAAAACTTAAAGTAACTCCCGAGTCGGTAACGGTTATCCTTAAATGCATCGACAGAATTAAGGCGCTTCTGGAAAAGCTTGAAGCCTCCGGCGAGGAACAGGAAGGCGAAGACAGCGAGCTGATCAGCGAATTAAGGGGCCTGATCGGCGGCGCCTCGACGCCCAAGCCCGTGCCGTTGGGAGCGGCCCCCGTATTCAGCGCTCCCGGCATTGCGGTAAACGCCACCGGCGCTCCCGTAGCGGCCGAACTGCTGGCCGAAGTCGAAGCCGCCATGGCCGCCGGCGCCAAAGCGGCAAGCGATGAGCAAATCGCCGCCGAGAATGCCGCCAAGCTCGCCGCCGAGAAAGGCGAATTGCCCGCCCCCGTCGATGAAAAGTCCGTGGCGACGGCAGAGGCAAAGGTTCCGGCGGCGCCGAAAAAGACGGCTCCTCCCGCCGAGAAGAAGGACGGCGAATCCAAGGAATCCGCCATTGCCGCCCAGTCTATCCGCGTCAACGTCGATCTGCTTGAGAACCTGATGACTCTGGTCAGCGAATTGGTGCTGACCCGCAACCAGCTTTTGCAGATGGTGCGCGGTCACGACGACAGTGAATTTCATGTGCCGTTGCAGCGCTTGAGCCATATCACCAGCGATCTTCAGGAAGGGGTGATGAAAACGCGCATGCAGCCTATCGGCAACGCCTGGGCCAAGCTGCCGCGCATCGTGCGCGATCTTTCGGTTGAAACCCACAAGAAGATCGACCTTCAGATGATCGGCCAGGAGACCGAACTTGACCGGCAGGTTCTGGAATTAATCAAGGACCCGCTTACCCATATGGTTCGCAATTCCGCCGATCACGGATTGGAAACTCCGCCCGACCGCACGGCGGCGGGCAAGCTCGAAATGGGCAAGATCGTTCTCGAAGCCTTCCATGAAGGCGGTCATATTATTATTCGCATCGCCGATGACGGACGCGGCCTCAATATGGGCAGGATCAAAGCCAAAGTTATCGAGAACGGGCTGGCCGGCGAGTCCGAACTGGAGGCGATGACCGATGAACAAATCCAGCAATTCATCCTTCGGCCCGGCTTCTCCACCGCAGCGAAAATCACCAGCGTCTCCGGTCGCGGCGTCGGCATGGATGTGGTAAAGACAAACATTGAAAAAATCGGCGGCACCATCGAATTCAAGTCGGTGGAAGGAAAAGGTTCAACCTTTACTATCAAGATTCCTCTGACTCTGGCTATCGTCTCGGCCCTGGTCGTCGCCTGCGGCAACGAACGCTTCGCCATTCCTCAAATCAGCGTTCTGGAGTTGGTGCGCACGTCCGCCCATTCCGATAACACTATTGAGATGATTAATGACTCTCCCGTGTTGCGGTTGCGCAACAGACTGTTGCCGCTGGTGTCCCTGCAAAATCTTCTGAAGCTTGGCGACAGGAAAGATGCGACCCGGGAAGAACTCTTTATTGTGGTTACCCAGGTCGGCAGTTATACATTCGGCGTCATTGTTGATCGGGTTTTTGACACTGAAGAAATCGTGGTCAAGCCGGTTTCGCCGATCTTGCGGGAAATTCCTTTTTATTCGGGCAACACCATCCTCGGCGACGGCAGCGTTATCATGATTCTTGATCCTAACGGCATTGCCGCCGCTTCCGGCCAAGGCGCCGGCGGCGATGCGGCATCCTCGGAACCTGTCGCCATCGAGCATGGCGATGAGAAAACCTCCATGCTCATTTTCAGCGCCGGCGGAAAAGAGCTGAGGGCGGTGCCGCTGGCTCTTGTGGCAAGGCTGGAGGAAATCGACATGGCGTCCACGGAGGTTTCTCATAACCAGATCGTGGTCCAATACCGTGATCACCTGATGCCGCTGATCCCCTTCAACACGGCTCACCAGTGGAAAAAAGACGGCCGGCAACCGATTTTGGTCTTCACTGATCGCAAGCATTCCATGGGGCTGGTGGTTGATACTATCGTTGACATTGTCGAGGAGCGCCTCAATATCGAGTTGGCCTCGAATATGCCCGGCATTATCGGCAGCGCCATTATCAACGGCAAGGCTACCGACGTTATCGACGCCGGTTTCTTCCTGACCCAGGCTTTCTCCGATTGGTTCGGCGCCGAGGAATCAAAAAACCCCGCCGGCAAAGACAATCACAGCAAGCGTGTGCTGCTGGTGGATGACAGTCCGTTTTTCCGTAATCTCCTGGCGCCGCTCCTGTCGGTTGCCGGATACAAGGTGACAACCTCCGAGAGCGCCCAGCTTGCGCTCAAGTTGCTTGAGGGAGGCGCCGCCTACGACGTCATTATCAGCGATATCGAAATGCCCGGGATGAACGGATTTGAATTCGCCGAGACGGTGCGCGCCGACGCCAGATGGAAAAACGTGCCGATGATCGCTCTTTCCTCGCACGCGACCGAGCAGGATTTTGAGCGGGGCCGCAAGGTCGGCTTTAATGACTATGTCGCCAAATTCGACCGCGAGGCTTTGGTCGGCACGCTTGCCGGCACCGTGCTTGCGGCAACATCGTAATTGAAACGCCGTCTGCGCCGTCGCCGTTTGTGCTTGACGCAGCAGGGGTTTTGTTGATTTTAGTAACTATAATTTAAACGGCTCGGGCGGATTTCGGCAAACGGGCCGTTGTTTTGCCCTTGGGGGGGACGAAGAAGCACATGAAGACTTGTCTGATCGTTGATGATTCCAAGGTCATTCGAATGGTGGCCCGGAAGATCCTGCAGGAGCTGAAATTTGAAACGGTGGAAGCTGCGGACGGCAAGGCCGCCCTCGATTCCTGCAAGAGCAAAATGCCCGAGGCGGTTCTGCTTGACTGGAATATGCCGATAATGAGCGGTATTGA from Rhodospirillales bacterium RIFCSPLOWO2_02_FULL_58_16 encodes:
- a CDS encoding ATPase; the protein is MDDLLTEFLTETTESLAVIDAELVKFEQNPNDKAILSNIFRLVHTIKGTCGFLGLPRLEKVAHAGEDVLGLYRDGKLKVTPESVTVILKCIDRIKALLEKLEASGEEQEGEDSELISELRGLIGGASTPKPVPLGAAPVFSAPGIAVNATGAPVAAELLAEVEAAMAAGAKAASDEQIAAENAAKLAAEKGELPAPVDEKSVATAEAKVPAAPKKTAPPAEKKDGESKESAIAAQSIRVNVDLLENLMTLVSELVLTRNQLLQMVRGHDDSEFHVPLQRLSHITSDLQEGVMKTRMQPIGNAWAKLPRIVRDLSVETHKKIDLQMIGQETELDRQVLELIKDPLTHMVRNSADHGLETPPDRTAAGKLEMGKIVLEAFHEGGHIIIRIADDGRGLNMGRIKAKVIENGLAGESELEAMTDEQIQQFILRPGFSTAAKITSVSGRGVGMDVVKTNIEKIGGTIEFKSVEGKGSTFTIKIPLTLAIVSALVVACGNERFAIPQISVLELVRTSAHSDNTIEMINDSPVLRLRNRLLPLVSLQNLLKLGDRKDATREELFIVVTQVGSYTFGVIVDRVFDTEEIVVKPVSPILREIPFYSGNTILGDGSVIMILDPNGIAAASGQGAGGDAASSEPVAIEHGDEKTSMLIFSAGGKELRAVPLALVARLEEIDMASTEVSHNQIVVQYRDHLMPLIPFNTAHQWKKDGRQPILVFTDRKHSMGLVVDTIVDIVEERLNIELASNMPGIIGSAIINGKATDVIDAGFFLTQAFSDWFGAEESKNPAGKDNHSKRVLLVDDSPFFRNLLAPLLSVAGYKVTTSESAQLALKLLEGGAAYDVIISDIEMPGMNGFEFAETVRADARWKNVPMIALSSHATEQDFERGRKVGFNDYVAKFDREALVGTLAGTVLAATS
- a CDS encoding two-component system response regulator, coding for MKTCLIVDDSKVIRMVARKILQELKFETVEAADGKAALDSCKSKMPEAVLLDWNMPIMSGIEFLREMRALPGGNTPVVVFCTTENDIEHIQEAIEAGANEYIMKPFDSEIIQAKFAQVGLL